The Candidatus Micrarchaeia archaeon region AGCGGAATTTTTGAGTGAATTGTCGATCAGGATAAGTTTCTTGAAACACGTCCTCGATAGTATCCATGTCGTTTTTAAGTCTGGATTCTACTTTTTTTACAAACTTTCGATACTCCTTTAACTGCTCTTCTTTTAATTTAAGAACTTCTAAATTTTCAGATAACTTAGATGGGGCCTTATCGAGAGGAATATCCCTTTTCCCACGGTTACAATCGAAACAGGCAGTCAAAAGATTCTCTATAGAATCCTTGCCACCCTTAGATTTTGGGTCGATATGGTCAATTTCAAGGACTACTTCAGGAGGGGTCTTGCCACAATAACAACACTGAAAACCGTCACGCTTAAAAACTTCAAATCTTATTTTCTTAGAAATACTCATCACTTCGCCGCTCGCCCCGTAACCCTGGCCACCAACCGCACGGGCCAGGATGAGTGCTGTTGCGATTTCCGCCGGGCCGCCTCTTCTAATGCTGCAAGCTGCTGGTGGGCCTTGCGGATTTCCTCCTGAACCGCCTTAAACTCTTCACGGGTAATCTCCGCCCCGCCTGGCGAGCCGGAATCCGCCGATTCGATTATGGTCTGACAGGCCAATGAGGTCTCCCGAAAAACCTGGGTAATGTGCCGGCTAATCTCTTCGAATGACTCCAGGGGTTGCGGTATAGTGAAGGCGACGCGCCCGAACAGGCCGTCCAGAAAATCCAGGACCCTCAGATCCCGGCGATGGTGCATGATGTTGATGAGTTCAGGGCGGATCAGGTTATATTTCTCATTTTCCCCGTCCCGCATCTTGTAGAGCGTATAGGCCTCAATGTGGACAGCATGAGCGGTTTCTTTGACTTCGCCCTCTGGCACTGTCTTAAAGAGCTGCTCTTTCAGTTGGCGCCGCTGCGTTTCTATCGGGAGACTCAGGAACTCTTCGATTTCCGACATAACCCCTTCCCATGGCTAATAAATTGTAAATTTTCACACTACCTTGGTTTGGTTTTAGGTATTACACTGCCAACATGGTCAATCATCCTCATATTCGTGGTATCCTGTTCTCAAAAATCCCCCGGGGCCGGTCGCGCATCCCCGCATTGAAAAACCGTCTCCGGGGAGGTGGGGGCCGTGGTCAATGTCCCCTCATAAATCTCTTTTGGAGCCTTATGAAAATCTCTCTCATGATCCCGCCGTGCGTCCGTTGCCTCCAGGTCTGCCCAAACTGCCAACACCTGCCGATAGACAAGCGCCGTCGCCAGGCGGAGGCGGCCTTGATGTTGCTCAAGGAGAAGTTTCCGGGGCTGGTTCCGGATTGGCCAGGGGAGCCGGATGGGCCGGAGAAAGAGCGGTAATCAAGTCAACCAGGTCGGGGCCAAAATCCCTCAAGGAAAACCCTCCCCCGGTAGCCTCAATTATTTTTTTGGCCAGCTTCGGAGTGATTGGGCGCTCCCCCCGGTTGATCTTACGGATGTAGTCTTCGGATACCCCGATATCTTTGGCGATTTTGGGAGGAATTCTTTTTTCAAGAACGGCGGCTGCACGCACCTGACCATGACAAGCAGGGCATAGCCACTCGACCTCAAGGGGTTTGGAGTAATCGCTGTGGTGGCCGTGGAGAATTATGTCTTCAAGGCCACACTTTTCACATGCGGAGGGCTTGATTAAGTGGCCATGATCAACAGCATACTTTACTTTGACCTGGGCCAACTTAGAGGGGCTCGTTTTCATAATGCGGTAGATCCCAGATCATCCGGATTAACTTTACCGTCCGTCGCCCGCTGTATTTTAAGGGCCGTCTTGAGAGAGAGACCCCTCTCTCCTTTGAGAAAGCGAGTAATAACCGGCAAAGGGAACCGATGCTTTTTGGCCCAGCCACAGGGGGTCTCGCCGATTTCTTTTAAGTAGGTGTCTAATTTCATATGATCATGCTAACCGTAAGGTAAGTTTAATGTCAAGAGAAAAATGTACCGTGCAGTTAGATTTTTTCGATTACCATGCGGTTATGAGCGTGGATGACGAAATTGATCAGATATTAGTCTTTATTCGGGACAACCTGAATTATTTTAAGACTAATAATCGAGGCGAACTTACCAGGATTGCGAAAGAATTTAGCCTTAGTCAAAAAAATATGGCGGACTTCTCTAATTCGTATGGACCCGGCTCTAACCCGCAGTTCAGGACTACTTATAAAATTCTGAAAAGACTTTTAGGGAGGCGTCCGGTAGATTTGGAGGGGATTATTCCGGTCATAACTGTTGTGGGGGGTGTTCCAGAAATCCCAAAAGGGCTTAGGCCTGAAGATTATTATGCCGTACCTATGGTTGAGGATAAAATCGCTGCTGGCCTTGGACGTATAGTGGCAGACAAGATCACTGACTTGGTATGGGTTTATAAACCTGAGATTGGTAGTCGCCGAAATTTGGTGGCCGTTAAGCTGGCCCCCGATGCGAAATCAATGGAGCCCGCCCTACACCCTGGAGATATTGTAGTAATAGACCGGGACGATAAAGCTATTACATCGAAGGCAATCTATGCAGTAAGAACCTCTCAGGAACCGTGTGCTATAAAAAGAATCTCGATTTCGAAAGAAAGATTCTGGCTTGTTTCTGATAACCCAGAATGGCCACCCCAGATTTCCGAATTTAATAACTCAGAAGATTTAATTATTGGGAGGGTCGTTTGGTCCTGGACTAGTTGGGTGAG contains the following coding sequences:
- a CDS encoding phage regulatory CII family protein gives rise to the protein MSEIEEFLSLPIETQRRQLKEQLFKTVPEGEVKETAHAVHIEAYTLYKMRDGENEKYNLIRPELINIMHHRRDLRVLDFLDGLFGRVAFTIPQPLESFEEISRHITQVFRETSLACQTIIESADSGSPGGAEITREEFKAVQEEIRKAHQQLAALEEAARRKSQQHSSWPVRLVARVTGRAAK
- a CDS encoding HNH endonuclease, whose product is MSISKKIRFEVFKRDGFQCCYCGKTPPEVVLEIDHIDPKSKGGKDSIENLLTACFDCNRGKRDIPLDKAPSKLSENLEVLKLKEEQLKEYRKFVKKVESRLKNDMDTIEDVFQETYPDRQFTQKFRSVSLKRFLSLLPVHVIQESMAYACSRIPDDSNRVIPYFCGICWRKIRGTNLYPNE
- a CDS encoding helix-turn-helix transcriptional regulator, translated to MKTSPSKLAQVKVKYAVDHGHLIKPSACEKCGLEDIILHGHHSDYSKPLEVEWLCPACHGQVRAAAVLEKRIPPKIAKDIGVSEDYIRKINRGERPITPKLAKKIIEATGGGFSLRDFGPDLVDLITALSPAHPAPLANPEPAPETSP
- a CDS encoding S24 family peptidase produces the protein MSREKCTVQLDFFDYHAVMSVDDEIDQILVFIRDNLNYFKTNNRGELTRIAKEFSLSQKNMADFSNSYGPGSNPQFRTTYKILKRLLGRRPVDLEGIIPVITVVGGVPEIPKGLRPEDYYAVPMVEDKIAAGLGRIVADKITDLVWVYKPEIGSRRNLVAVKLAPDAKSMEPALHPGDIVVIDRDDKAITSKAIYAVRTSQEPCAIKRISISKERFWLVSDNPEWPPQISEFNNSEDLIIGRVVWSWTSWVR